A DNA window from Arachis duranensis cultivar V14167 chromosome 3, aradu.V14167.gnm2.J7QH, whole genome shotgun sequence contains the following coding sequences:
- the LOC107480400 gene encoding photosynthetic NDH subunit of lumenal location 4, chloroplastic yields MAHSLSSVATGPKLGFSYTCPSCIWKPKPNPKVTCSAHKSNPLAGIGIGIVASSVVALTPFNADATRIEYYATTAEPLCEYNYVKSGLGYCDILEGFGDEAPLGELINVHYTARFGDERVFDSSYKRGRPLTMRIGVGKVIKGLDQGILGGEGVPPMRIGGKRKLKIPPMLAYGPEPAGCFSGDCNIPGNATLLYDINFVGIYSGNRK; encoded by the exons ATGGCACACTCACTTTCTTCCGTTGCAACGGGTCCCAAACTGGGGTTTTCTTACACTTGTCCATCTTGTATTTGGAAACCGAAGCCTAACCCCAAGGTTACTTGTTCAGCACATAAGAGTAATCCATTGGCTGGTATCGGAATTGGGATTGTAGCATCTTCGGTGGTGGCCTTAACGCCCTTCAATGCTGACGCCACCAGAATCGAATACTACGCCACCACGGCTGAGCCCTTGTGCGAGTACAACTACGTTAAGTCCGGCCTCGGTTACTGTGACATTCTCGAGGGCTTCGGCGATGAGGCCCCCCTCGGCGAGCTCATCAAT GTTCACTATACCGCAAGGTTCGGGGATGAGAGAGTGTTTGATAGCAGCTACAAACGTGGCAGACCTCTCACCATGCGCATTGGTGTTGGCAAG GTGATTAAGGGGCTGGATCAGGGAATTTTAGGTGGGGAAGGAGTGCCTCCAATGAGGATAG GTGGGAAACGCAAACTCAAGATCCCTCCAATGTTAGCTTATGGCCCTGAACCTGCTGGATGCTTCTCAG GTGACTGCAACATACCCGGCAATGCAACTCTTCTATATGACATTAATTTTGTTGGTATTTATTCTGGTAATAGAAAGTGA
- the LOC107480399 gene encoding fasciclin-like arabinogalactan protein 21 codes for MNTSSKRFALFFAISFAAMLCGAKVTATEGLEASFTPSTLSTPPPTPNDLQEHSFFSHTALLPPILSHLGFHELATAAPSLSDTATTASTAWTGPSTIFAPSDSSLRTCFSCSVPSLLREHIVPGLFTIDYLRRLAFGTKIETLSPGRCITVTSDSIQPNTTASKVFIGGVEITQPDLFNNGMIVVHGLQGFVSPLSPFSCDVERMTSLSFPFHPDHRSGQHLQTPGATVQPAVMRLMLRDAMLRLRNNGFSILALAMKVKYAELVTLNNMTVFAVDDLSIFSGSHSYISNVRFHIVPNHYLSIADLEKLPVGTALPTLERGQPLLITTSGGGVTMAPMRINYVRVKVADVIRNVKIVIHGVYLPFPHINPVAAAYDSILGSGGEAASEGASNAAASGGQTQTTEGTCSILDGHGACGVSPMPQVQVKPMVEIEDHHGL; via the coding sequence ATGAACACCTCCTCCAAGCGATTCGCACTGTTCTTTGCAATCTCCTTCGCCGCTATGCTCTGCGGCGCCAAAGTCACTGCTACTGAAGGACTCGAAGCATCATTCACGCCTTCAACTCTCTCAACGCCACCGCCAACTCCAAATGATCTCCAAGAACACTCGTTCTTCTCTCACACGGCTCTGCTGCCTCCGATCCTCTCACATCTCGGTTTTCACGAGCTAGCAACGGCGGCGCCGTCGCTCTCCGACACTGCCACCACCGCTTCCACCGCCTGGACCGGTCCTTCCACTATCTTCGCTCCCTCCGACTCCTCCCTCCGCACATGCTTCTCTTGCTCCGTTCCCAGCCTACTCCGCGAGCACATAGTTCCAGGCCTGTTCACCATCGATTACCTTCGCAGACTCGCTTTCGGCACCAAGATTGAAACCTTGAGCCCTGGACGCTGCATCACCGTCACTTCCGATTCGATCCAACCGAACACCACCGCCTCCAAGGTCTTCATCGGCGGCGTAGAGATCACGCAGCCGGATCTTTTCAACAACGGAATGATCGTCGTTCACGGTCTCCAAGGCTTCGTCTCTCCTCTGTCTCCGTTTTCTTGCGACGTGGAGAGGATGACGTCGCTCTCCTTTCCCTTCCATCCGGATCACCGCTCCGGTCAGCATCTCCAAACTCCCGGCGCCACCGTTCAGCCAGCTGTGATGCGCCTCATGCTCAGGGACGCCATGCTCAGGCTCCGCAACAACGGCTTCAGCATCCTAGCGCTAGCTATGAAGGTGAAGTACGCGGAGCTGGTAACTCTCAATAACATGACCGTGTTCGCCGTGGATGACCTCTCCATCTTCTCTGGTTCACACTCGTACATCAGCAACGTGAGGTTTCACATCGTGCCGAACCACTACTTGTCGATCGCAGATCTGGAGAAGCTTCCAGTAGGAACTGCTCTTCCAACCTTGGAACGTGGCCAGCCGTTGCTGATAACAACCTCCGGTGGAGGAGTTACCATGGCGCCGATGAGAATCAACTACGTCAGGGTCAAGGTTGCTGACGTCATACGTAACGTCAAGATCGTCATCCACGGCGTGTACTTGCCTTTTCCGCATATCAATCCGGTAGCGGCGGCCTATGACAGTATCTTAGGATCAGGAGGTGAAGCTGCTTCGGAAGGAGCGAGTAATGCAGCTGCTTCTGGTGGTCAGACTCAGACTACGGAAGGAACCTGTTCTATTCTTGATGGACACGGAGCTTGTGGCGTCTCACCAATGCCTCAGGTTCAGGTTAAGCCAATGGTGGAGATAGAAGACCACCACGGCCTGTGA